A portion of the Oncorhynchus gorbuscha isolate QuinsamMale2020 ecotype Even-year linkage group LG07, OgorEven_v1.0, whole genome shotgun sequence genome contains these proteins:
- the LOC124039716 gene encoding threonine synthase-like 1, producing the protein MFIAMGVLNNTRQLALKAVRWRTSTSPFPISRSWLSTVPQMEDQNILLMGLPGAGKTSVGRVVAHRLGVPVIDVDDHILEVTWKMPVADKLAEVGGERFLEEEGRALCKLSTSGSVISLTGSNPLHSGAMQHLKRTGLVVYLDVATDDIIQRLSRMKVNRIVGQEAGVPIRQILHYRKQFYEKWLDTRVLCGTGDTVEEIAEKVLQAVERYQNSKLETFVSTRRENGSSSDSKYFSDVVLEGLAPDGGLYVPQKGFPKLDVREWLRLAEMSYPERASAMLEKCIHPMDIPGTDLRRMVFRAYGVNFASEAIAPVKHLVHNQFVQELFHGPTASFKDLALQLMPQLFAYCLPQICNYLILVATSGDTGSAVLSGFGNLHDLDRQRVGVLVFFPEEGVSEIQKRQLTAYKEGNARSVGVLSDFDFCQRAIKTMFGDSGLTGHLAVEYGTVLSTANSINWGRLLPQVVYHASAYLDLFKDGVIKFGEPIDVCIPTGNFGNAMAALYAKQMGIPIRKIICASNQNRIVSDFITTGVCDLRNKPLIASLSPAIDILKSSNLERFLYHISGGDDCLVRDLFTRLEKDQYFKVSESLLRKIQEEVVAGWCSEEECLAAILNVHTKTGYAMDTHTAVAKAVADRLQDPWCPVVICSTAHHGKFAPTVLKALRCPNTHYNPSDPVDQLRELASVASTPRMHQNMLQCLKENSREHTVCQADFSVLVEEVESMIQDSFLKVL; encoded by the exons ATGTTTATAGCGATGGGAGTGTTGAACAACACAAGGCAGCTTGCTCTGAAAGCTGTGAGATGGCGGACAAGCACAAGCCCTTTCCCAATATCCAGATCGTGGCTATCTACTGTACCCCAGATGGAGGACCAAAACATCCTGCTAATGGGTCTGCCTGGAGCAGGAAAAACCTCTGTGGGGCGTGTTGTTGCTCATAGACTGGGAGTTCCTGTCATTGACGTGGACGACCATATCCTGGAGGTGACATGGAAGATGCCGGTGGCTGACAAGCTGGCCGAGGTCGGAGGGGAACGTTTCCTGGAAGAAGAGGGTCGGGCTCTGTGCAAATTATCCACCTCTGGTAGTGTCATCTCCCTAACAGGATCCAACCCACTCCACTCTGGGGCTATGCAGCACCTCAAACGCACTGGACTGGTAGTGTATCTGGATGTAGCCACCGATGACATCATACAGAGGCTCTCCAGGATGAAAGTGAACAGGATTGTGGGCCAGGAGGCTGGGGTACCCATCAGGCagattctacactacaggaagcAGTTTTATGAGAAATGGCTTGACACTAGAGTGCTCTGTGGGACTGGAGATACTGTTGAGGAGATTGCAGAGAAGGTGCTTCAGGCTGTGGAGAGATACCAGAACTCGAAATTGGAGACCTTTGTGTCAACCAGGAGGGAGAACGGATCATCTAGTGATTCAAAATACTTCAGTGACGTTGTTTTAGAGGGGTTAGCTCCCGATGGTGGACTGTACGTGCCCCAAAAAGGCTTTCCGAAGCTCGACGTACGAGAATGGCTAAGATTAGCAGAAATGTCCTATCCTGAACGAGCCTCAGCCATGCTTGAAAAGTGCATACACCCCATGGACATCCCTGGTACCGATCTCAGAAGAATGGTGTTCAGAGCTTACGGGGTTAACTTTGCCAGTGAGGCCATTGCACCGGTAAAACACCTAGTTCATAACCAGTTTGTGCAGGAGCTCTTCCACGGCCCCACTGCTTCGTTTAAAGACCTGGCCTTGCAGTTGATGCCTCAGCTCTTCGCCTATTGTCTCCCACAAATATGCAACTACCTCATCCTTGTGGCAACATCCGGTGACACCGGCAGTGCAGTGCTGAGTGGGTTCGGCAACCTTCATGACCTGGACCGGCAGAGAGTCGGCGTGCTGGTGTTCTTCCCAGAGGAAGGAGTGAGTGAGATCCAGAAGCGACAGTTGACAGCCTACAAAGAGGGCAACGCCAGGTCTGTCGGTGTCCTATCCGACTTTGACTTCTGCCAGAGGGCCATTAAGACCATGTTTGGGGATTCAGGTCTGACGGGGCATTTGGCTGTGGAGTATGGCACTGTCCTCAGCACTGCTAACTCCATTAATTGGGGAAGGCTGCTACCACAG GTGGTCTATCACGCCTCAGCATATCTAGATCTTTTCAAAGATGGGGTTATCAAGTTCGGAGAGCCCATCGATGTATGCATCCCTACCGGTAACTTTGGCAATGCAATGGCAGCCCTGTACGCTAAGCAAATGGGAATCCCGATAAGAAAAATCATCTGCGCTTCCAACCAAAACCGAATCGTTTCTGACTTTATTACGACAGGGGTGTGTGATCTCCGAAACAAGCCCCTCATTGCCTCACTTTCCCCAGCCATAGACATCCTCAAATCCTCCAACCTGGAGAgatttctctaccacatctcagGTGGTGATGATTGTCTTGTTAGAGATCTGTTCACGCGCTTAGAGAAAGACCAGTACTTCAAAGTCTCTGAGTCATTGCTCCGAAAGATCCAAGAGGAGGTGGTGGCTGGCTGGTGCTCTGAAGAGGAATGTCTGGCTGCCATCCTAAATGTTCACACCAAAACTGGTTACGCGATGGACACACACACCGCCGTTGCTAAGGCGGTTGCCGACCGGCTACAGGACCCATGGTGTCCAGTGGTGATCTGTTCCACGGCGCACCACGGGAAGTTTGCCCCCACTGTCCTCAAAGCGCTGCGGTGCCCGAACACTCATTACAACCCCTCAGATCCTGTGGACCAGCTGAGGGAGCTGGCCTCTGTAGCGTCCACACCTCGGATGCACCAAAACATGCTTCAGTGCCTGAAGGAAAACAGTAGAGAACATACAGTGTGTCAAGCAGATTTCAGTGTGTTAGTGGAGGAGGTGGAATCCATGATTCAAGACTCTTTCTTGAAAGTTCTTTAG
- the prtfdc1a gene encoding hypoxanthine-guanine phosphoribosyltransferase, producing MAECVPSRATGMEGGIVIKDDWPGYSLELFTYPEHYREDIESVYIPHGVIMDRTERLARHIMDDIGDHDMVVLCVLKGGYKFCSDLVEFIKVQCRNSNKHLETRVEFIRLKSYLNDQSTEDLHIIGSQDLSVLRGKNVLIVEAIVDTGKTMKALLKHVEAFEPKMVKVAGLLVKRVSNVVGSLPDYVGFEIPNRFVVGYALDYNEYFRDLNHICVISEIGKVKYKI from the exons ATGGCAGAATGCGTTCCATCCAGAGCCACGGGAATGGAAGGAGGGATTGTG ATTAAAGATGATTGGCCCGGATACAGTTTAGAGCTCTTCACTTATCCAGAGCATTACCGCGAAGATATAGAGAGTGTCTACATTCCACATGGGGTTATCATGGACAG GACAGAGCGCCTGGCCCGACACATCATGGATGACATTGGGGATCATGACATGGTGGTGCTGTGTGTACTGAAGGGAGGGTACAAGTTCTGTTCCGACCTGGTGGAGTTCATTAAGGTACAATGCCGCAACTCCAACAAGCACCTGGAGACCAGAGTGGAGTTTATTAGGCTTAAGAGCTACCTG AATGACCAATCAACAGAGGACCTGCACATAATAGGAAGTCAAGATCTATCTGTTCTACGAGGCAAG AATGTCTTGATTGTAGAG GCTATAGTCGACACAGGAAAGACAATGAAGGCGCTTCTGAAGCATGTGGAGGCCTTTGAACCCAAGATGGTAAAGGTCGCCGG TCTGCTGGTGAAAAGAGTCTCTAATGTGGTTGGAAGCCTTCCAGACT ATGTGGGGTTTGAAATTCCCAACCGTTTTGTCGTGGGCTATGCTTTGGACTACAATGAGTATTTCCGTGACCTGAAT